In one window of Megalopta genalis isolate 19385.01 chromosome 4, iyMegGena1_principal, whole genome shotgun sequence DNA:
- the kek5 gene encoding leucine-rich repeat, immunoglobulin-like domain-containing kekkon 5 protein: protein MELGTVKLLLYSTLMVMCWSYEDWSAKCSPACKCTWAKGKRTAECINRNLTQIPSNLSSEIQHIDLTGNHISQLSYNSFSRVSLVNLHKLVMQRCEIESIHTDAFNGLKIVIEIDLSWNHIRTLYPGTFNETQKLRSLNLDNNKLKVLENGLFRDLVFLQKVTVSNNELQRIDERAFHNVSKLQQITLKSNNLSTLKMESFKYLPNLGSLELQNNPWNCNCYLKEFRDWTIQQKLYTKPTMCKYPAALADQMWDEISSDQFACMPEISSIGPPVKVETSKGNVTFWCKASGTPRPKLSWIHRARLLTNETRRHNGERSYVLKSSGHWLNLTIPDVTASDKGDYICQAKSPGGFTEKNVTLAITGDAIGGKDNIISLPLALGLGVTALLLLIVTVSLCVCYCRRRRTRHDEKSLEAASIEHHGLGEQEKSLITTINPVVKPPRRYEAPSVTSHGTEMTELNRTLLDNDSVFADGIGSGVGGGVIGGVGDDEREERATPELESGTGTLSRGGGGSYRQYPPDLLAFSGGRGASPTSQASTAPDNTRLPSQHATPTTSAFGSPSNQYPAAFKTLPHNRSVTPYGIASSTIAPVMPRHGYVTIPRRPRAPSWSSGPPTSPTDGLEPVYDNLGVRSTADGSSMLSLNKSPEPLASIRNRPLPGTPGSLYGTIQRSTPNILTSSPLDRAAPEGAAEWPAKLADESTSDSNHILGAQQSGSSSTLGRKVPPRPPPKPKKKSTNGPLYEDEGEDGTEV from the exons ATGGAGCTCGGCACAGTGAAACTGTTGCTTTACTCGACGCTGATGGTTATGTGCTGGAGCTACGAGGACTGGTCGGCGAAATGCTCGCCGGCTTGCAAGTGCACATGGGCGAAAGGCAAGAGGACCGCCGAGTGCATCAACCGGAACCTGACGCAGATCCCGAGCAACCTGTCGTCCGAGATCCAGCACATCGATCTAACGGGCAACCATATCTCCCAGCTGAGCTACAACTCGTTCAGCCGGGTCTCCCTGGTGAACCTGCACAAGCTGGTGATGCAGAGGTGCGAGATCGAGTCGATCCACACGGACGCGTTCAACGGCCTGAAGATCGTGATCGAGATCGACCTGTCCTGGAACCACATCAGAACCCTGTACCCGGGCACGTTCAACGAGACCCAGAAGCTCAGGTCGCTGAACCTCGACAACAACAAGCTCAAGGTGCTGGAGAACGGCCTGTTCCGCGACCTGGTCTTCCTGCAGAAGGTGACGGTGTCCAACAACGAGCTGCAACGGATCGACGAGAGAGCGTTCCACAACGTCTCGAAGCTCCAGCAGATCACGTTGAAGAGCAACAATCTCAGCACGTTGAAGATGGAGAGCTTCAAGTACCTGCCGAACCTCGGCAGCCTCGAGCTTCAGAACAATCCGTGGAACTGCAACTGCTATCTCAAGGAATTCCGCGACTGGACGATCCAGCAGAAGCTATACACGAAGCCGACCATGTGCAAGTACCCGGCGGCCCTTGCCGACCAGATGTGGGACGAGATCAGCAGCGACCAGTTCGCCTGCATGCCGGAGATCTCCTCGATCGGGCCGCCCGTCAAGGTCGAGACCAGCAAGGGCAACGTCACCTTCTGGTGCAAGGCGTCCGGGACTCCGCGACCCAAG CTGTCCTGGATTCACCGGGCACGGTTGCTGACGAACGAGACGCGGCGTCACAACGGCGAGAGGAGCTACGTCCTGAAGTCGAGCGGCCACTGGTTGAACCTGACGATCCCGGACGTCACGGCCTCGGACAAGGGCGACTACATCTGCCAGGCGAAGAGTCCCGGTGGCTTCACGGAGAAGAACGTGACCCTGGCGATCACCGGCGACGCCATAGGcggcaaggacaacatcatcagcCTGCCGTTGGCCCTTGGTTTGGGCGTGACGGCGTTGCTGCTTCTGATCGTCACCGTGTCGCTTTGCGTGTGCTATTGCCGGCGCCGTCGAACCAGGCACGACGAGAAGAGCCTGGAGGCCGCCTCGATAGAGCACCACGGCCTCGGCGAGCAGGAGAAGTCGCTGATCACGACCATAAATCCCGTGGTGAAGCCGCCCAGACGGTACGAGGCGCCGTCCGTGACGTCGCACGGCACCGAGATGACGGAGCTGAACCGTACATTGCTCGACAACGACTCGGTCTTTG CTGATGGTATCGGTAGCGGTGTCGGCGGCGGAGTGATCGGAGGCGTGGGCGACGACGAGAGGGAAGAACGAGCGACGCCCGAGCTCGAGAGCGGTACCGGTACCCTGTCCCGCGGAGGAGGTGGTAGCTACCGCCAGTATCCGCCGGACCTATTGGCCTTCTCCGGTGGCCGTGGCGCATCCCCGACCAGCCAAGCATCCACGGCACCCGACAACACTCGTCTTCCGAGTCAGCACGCGACACCGACCACGTCCGCGTTCGGCTCGCCCTCGAATCAATACCCGGCCGCGTTCAAGACCCTGCCGCACAACCGTAGCGTGACGCCGTACGGGATCGCGAGCTCGACGATCGCCCCGGTGATGCCCCGGCACGGCTACGTGACGATACCGCGCCGGCCGAGGGCGCCCAGCTGGAGCAGCGGGCCGCCCACGTCGCCCACCGACGGCCTGGAGCCGGTCTACGACAATCTGGGAGTAAGAAGCACCGCGGACGGCAGCTCGATGCTCTCCTTGAACAAGAGCCCGGAGCCGTTGGCCTCGATCAGGAACAGACCGCTGCCGGGAACGCCGGGCTCCCTCTACGGCACGATACAACGAAGCACCCCGAACATACTGACCAGCAGCCCGCTAGACAGGGCTGCGCCCGAGGGCGCGGCCGAGTGGCCCGCCAAGCTCGCCGACGAGTCCACGTCCGACAGCAACCACATCCTCGGCGCCCAGCAGTCCGGCAGCAGCAGCACCCTCGGCAGAAAAGTGCCGCCCAGGCCGCCGCCCAAGCCCAAGAAGAAGTCCACCAACGGGCCCCTGTACGAGGACGAGGGAGAGGACGGCACCGAGGTATGA